One genomic segment of Myotis daubentonii chromosome 14, mMyoDau2.1, whole genome shotgun sequence includes these proteins:
- the RAD54L2 gene encoding helicase ARIP4: MSDESTSGSDPDLDPDVELEDAEEEEEEEEVAVEEHSRDDEEDLLDDPSLEDMYGTECAQLGEDGQRPPRCTSTTSSQSEPSEQLRRHQGKSLASDDPKKKRAQKPSHMRRNIRKLLREDQLEPVTKAAQQEELERRKRLEQQRKDYAAPIPTVPLEFLPEEIVLRASEGPQLPPRVLAQEVICLDSSSGSEDEKSSRDEVIELSSGEEDTLHIVDSSESVSEEDEEEEKGGTHVNDVLNQRDALGRVLVNLNHPPEEENVFLAPQLARAVKPHQIGGIRFLYDNLVESLERFKTSSGFGCILAHSMGLGKTLQVISFVDVLFRHTPAKTVLAIVPVNTLQNWLAEFNMWLPAPEALPADSKPEEVQPRFFKVHILNDEHKTMAARAKVMADWVSEGGVLLMGYEMYRLLTLKKSFATGRPKRSKKRSHPVIIDLDEEDRQQEFRREFEKALSRPGPDVVICDEGHRIKNCQASTSQALKNIRSRRRVVLTGYPLQNNLIEYWCMVDFVRPDFLGTRQEFSNMFERPILNGQCIDSTPQDVRLMRYRSHVLHSLLEGFVQRRGHTVLKIHLPAKEENVILVRLSKIQRDLYTQFMDRFRDCGSSGWLGLNPLKAFCVCCKIWNHPDVLYEALQKENLANEQDLDVEELGSAGTSARCPSQGTKVKGEDSALAASMAEAANSKFLQGVGFNPFQERGNNIVTYEWAKDLLTNYQTGVLENSPKMVLLFHLIEESVKLGDKILVFSQSLSTLALIEEFLGKRDVPCLPGAEGQGVQKWVRNVSYFRLDGSTPAFERERLINQFNDPSNLTTWLFLLSTRAGCLGVNLIGANRVVVFDASWNPCHDAQAVCRVYRYGQKKPCHIYRLVADFTLEKKIYDRQISKQGMSDRVVDDLNPMLNFTRKEVENLLHFVEKEPAPQASLDVKGIKEPVLQLACRKYPHLITKEPFEHESLLLNRRDHKLTKAEKKAAKKSYEEDKRTSVPYTRPSYAQYYPASDQSLTSIPAFSQRNWQPTLKSDEKPVASVRPVQSTPIPMMPRHVPLGGGVSCASSTNPAMNFPINYLQRAGVLVQKVVTTTDIVIPGLNSSTDVQARINAGESIHIIRGTKGTYIRTSDGRIFAVRATGKPKAPEDGRMAASGSQGPSLESTSNGRPSASSPKAPDPEGLARPVSPDSPEILSELQQYADVAAARESRQSSPSSAAGLPGPPAQLVDGSAVPGTALGTEPRLGSHCLNSSLLVTGQPCGDRHPVLDLRGHKRKLVTPSTAQESARRRSRKGHLPAPVQPYEHGYPVAGGFAMPPVSLNHNLTTPFTSQAGENSLFMGSPPSYYQLSNLLADARLVFPVTTDPLVPAGPVSSSSTATSVTASTPSFMLNPSVPGMLPSYSLPFSQPLLSEPRMFAPFPTPVLPTNLSRGMSVYPGYMSSHAGYPAGGLLQSQVPPFDSHEVAEVGFSSNDDEDKDDDVIEVTGK, encoded by the exons ACCCATCCCTGGAGGACATGTACGGCACTGAGTGTGCCCAGCTGGGGGAAGATGGGCAGCGGCCACCGCGGTGCACTTCAACTACCTCATCTCAGTCTGAGCCTTCAGAGCAGCTTAGGCGCCACCAAGGCAAGAGCCTGGCCTCTGACGACCCCAAAAAGAAGAGAGCTCAGAAGCCCTCCCACATGAGGAGGAACATACG AAAGCTGCTCCGGGAGGATCAGTTGGAGCCAGTTACCAAAGCAGCACAACAGGAAGAGTTGGAAAGAAGGAAACGCCTGGAGCAGCAGAGGAAGGACTACGCAGCTCCCATTCCCACTGTTCCCTTGGAGTTTCTTCCCG AGGAAATTGTCTTAAGAGCAAGTGAAGGTCCCCAACTGCCTCCTCGGGTCTTGGCCCAGGAAGTCATTTGTTTGGACAGTAGCAGTGGCAGCGAGGATGAAAAAAGCAGCCGAGATG AGGTGATTGAACTGAGCTCTGGCGAGGAGGACACTCTGCACATTGTGGACAGCAGCGAGTCTGTCAGCgaggaggatgaggaagaggagaagggtgGCACCCACGTGAATGACGTCTTAAACCAGCGCGATGCTCTGGGGCGTGTCCTCGTCAACCTGAACCACCCTCCGGAGGAGGAGAATGTCTTCCTGGCCCCACAGTTGGCTCGGGCAGTGAAACCCCATCAG ATTGGCGGGATCCGGTTCCTGTATGATAACCTGGTTGAGTCCCTGGAGAGGTTTAAGACCAGTAGTGGCTTTGGCTGTATCCTGGCCCACAGCATGGGTCTGGGGAAAACTTTGCAAGTGATCTCCTTCGTCGACGTCCTCTTCCGCCACACGCCAGCCAAAACTGTCCTTGCCATTGTGCCG GTTAATACTCTTCAGAACTGGCTGGCGGAGTTCAACATGTGGCTCCCAGCTCCTGAAGCCCTGCCAGCGGACAGCAAGCCTGAGGAGGTCCAGCCTCGCTTCTTTAAAGTTCACATCCTGAATGATGAGCACAA GACAATGGCAGCTCGAGCTAAAGTGATGGCTGATTGGGTGTCAGAGGGTGGGGTGCTCCTGATGGGGTACGAAATGTACAGGCTCCTCACCCTGAAGAAGTCCTTTGCCACAGGCAGACCGAAGAGGAGCAAGAAGCGGTCTCACCCGGTCATCATTGATCTGGACGAGGAAGATCGCCAGCAGGAGTTCCGGAGAG AGTTTGAGAAGGCCTTGAGCCGCCCTGGCCCTGATGTGGTGATCTGCGACGAGGGCCACCGTATCAAAAACTGCCAGGCCAGCACCTCGCAGGCCCTGAAGAACATTCGCTCCCGCCGCCGGGTGGTGCTGACCGGGTACCCCCTGCAGAACAACCTCATCGAGTACTGGTGCATGGTGGACTTTGTGCGCCCAGACTTCCTGGGCACCCGACAGGAGTTCAGCAACATGTTCGAGCGCCCCATCCTGAACGGGCAGTGTATCGACAGCACGCCCCAGGACGTCCGCCTCATGCGGTACCGGAGCCACGTCCTGCACAGCCTCCTGGAGGGCTTCGTGCAGAG GAGAGGCCACACTGTGCTGAAGATTCATCTCCCTGCCAAGGAAGAGAATGTGATCCTGGTGCGGCTCTCCAAGATCCAGCGCGATCTGTACACACAGTTCATGGACCGCTTCCGGGACTGTGGCAGCAGTGGCTGGCTGGGGCTGAACCCCCTCAAGGCTTTCTGTGTGTGCTGCAAG ATCTGGAATCACCCTGACGTGCTATATGAAGCCCTTCAGAAGGAGAACCTGGCCAATGAGCAGGACCTAGACGTGGAAGAGCTTGGCTCCGCGGGGACTAGTGCCCGCTGCCCGTCACAGGGAACAAAAGTCAAGGGGGAGGACAGTGCCTTGGCCGCCTCGATGGCAGAGGCAGCCAACAGCAAGTTCCTTCAAGGGGTCGGCTTCAACCCTTTCCAGGAGCGAGGCAACAACATTGTCACGTATGAATGG GCCAAGGACCTTTTGACTAATTACCAGACTGGAGTCCTGGAGAACTCTCCCAAGATGGTACTGCTTTTCCACCTGATCGAGGAAAGCGTGAAGCTTGGTGACAAGATCCTCGTGTTCAG CCAGAGCCTTTCCACCTTGGCTCTCATCGAGGAGTTCCTAGGGAAACGAGACGTGCCCTGCCTACCTGGTGCCGAGGGGCAAGGAGTACAGAAGTGGGTTCGAAACGTCAGCTACTTCC GGCTGGATGGTAGCACCCCTGCCTTTGAGAGGGAGCGGCTCATTAATCAGTTCAATGATCCCAGCAACCTCACCACCTGGCTGTTCCTTCTCTCCACAAG GGCTGGGTGCTTGGGCGTGAATCTGATCGGTGCCAACCGAGTGGTGGTGTTTGACGCTTCCTGGAACCCTTGCCATGATGCTCAGGCAGTGTGTCGGGTGTACCGCTACGGCCAGAAAAAGCCCTGCCACATCTACCGCCTTGTGGCTGATTTCACCCTGGAAAAGAAGATCTATGACCGTCAGATTTCCAAGCAGGGCATGTCAG ACCGCGTGGTGGATGATCTCAATCCAATGTTGAACTTTACCCGGAAGGAAGTGGAGAACCTACTGCACTTCGTTGAGAAGGAGCCGGCTCCCCAAGCATCTTTGGACGTAAAGGGCATCAAGGAGCCCGTCCTGCAGCTTGCCTGCCGGAAGTACCCTCACCTCATCACCAAG GAGCCTTTTGAGCATGAGTCATTGCTCCTTAACCGAAGGGATCACAAGCTGACCAAGGCGGAGAAAAAAGCAGCAAAGAAAAGCTATGAGGAAGACAAACGCACATCAGTCCCCTACACCCGCCCGTCGTACGCACAGTATTACCCCGCCAGCGACCAGAGCCTGACCAGCATCCCTGCCTTCAGTCAGAGAAACTG GCAGCCAACGCTGAAGAGCGATGAGAAGCCTGTGGCCAGTGTCCGTCCTGTGCagtccacccccatccccatgaTGCCCCGGCATGTCCCCCTGGGAGGCGGCGTAAGCTGTGCCTCCAGCACAAACCCAGCCATGAACTTCCCCATCAACTACCTGCAGCGCGCGGGCGTCCTTGTGCAGAAGGTGGTCACCACCACAG ATATTGTTATTCCTGGACTCAACAGCTCCACAGATGTACAGGCGAGAATTAACGCTGGGGAGAGCATCCACATCATCCGCGGGACGAAAG GGACGTACATCCGCACCAGCGACGGGCGCATCTTTGCTGTCCGAGCGACGGGCAAACCCAAAGCCCCTGAAGATGGCCGGATGGCTGCCTCAG GTTCCCAGGGGCCTTCTCTCGAGTCTACGAGCAACGGCAGACCCAGTGCCTCATCACCCAAAGCTCCCGACCCTGAGGGGCTGGCCAGGCCTGTCTCTCCCGACAGCCCGGAGATCCTCAGCGAGCTGCAGCAGTACGCGGACGTGGCCGCTGCCCGCGAGTCCCGCCAGAGCTCCCCCAGCTCCGCCGCCGGCCTGCCCGGCCCCCCTGCCCAACTGGTGGACGGCAGTGCTGTGCCTGGGACTGCTCTTGGGACGGAGCCTCGACTTGGGAGCCACTGCCTCAACAGTTCCCTCTTGGTGACCGGCCAGCCCTGTGGTGACAGGCACCCAGTCTTGGATTTAAGGGGCCACAAGCGGAAGTTGGTCACACCATCTACTGCCCAGGAGTCAGCCCGCCGGCGGTCCAGGAAGGGCCATCTACCAGCCCCCGTGCAGCCGTATGAACACGGGTATCCAGTTGCAGGCGGGTTTGCCATGCCACCCGTCTCCTTAAACCATAACCTCACCACCCCCTTCAcctcccaggctggggagaaCTCCCTGTTTATGGGCAGTCCCCCCTCCTACTACCAGCTGTCCAATTTGCTGGCAGATGCCCGCCTGGTGTTTCCAGTGACTACTGACCCTCTGGTGCCAGCAGGCCCCGTCAGTTCCTCTTCCACGGCTACCTCAGTCACTGCCAGCACCCCTTCCTTCATGCTGAACCCCTCTGTTCCAGGGATGCTGCCCAGCTACTCACTCCCGTTCTCACAGCCACTCCTGTCCGAGCCGAGGATGTTtgcccctttccccacccctgtcttgCCCACCAACCTTTCCCGGGGCATGTCGGTCTACCCAGGCTACATGTCCTCCCACGCGGGCTACCCAGCTGGCGGCCTCCTCCAGTCCCAGGTGCCTCCATTTGACTCTCACGAGGTGGCTGAGGTGGGGTTCAGCTCCAATGACGATGAGGACAAGGACGATGATGTGATAGAGGTCACTGGGAAATAG